In Bacteroides coprosuis DSM 18011, the following are encoded in one genomic region:
- a CDS encoding GCN5-related N-acetyltransferase (InterPro IPR000182~KEGG: bcb:BCB4264_A1621 acetyltransferase, GNAT family~PFAM: GCN5-related N-acetyltransferase (GNAT) domain~SPTR: Ribosomal-protein-alanine acetyltransferase;~IMG reference gene:2504106699~PFAM: Acetyltransferase (GNAT) family) — protein sequence MEHYTFRLMTQQEAEEVAYEWHYRGVYSFYNLENDREALELFLEPRHRKNNYYTVSYQGQTIGLFCFEKEKNGVIELGLGIEPSLTGKGLGSQFVEAGIHFCIQKYHPKQITLSVATFNKRAIKTYTKVGFEPIYTYKDTMNNQQVDFLLMQYNVNKRKAI from the coding sequence ATGGAACATTACACTTTTCGTTTAATGACTCAGCAAGAAGCAGAAGAAGTAGCTTATGAGTGGCATTACAGAGGAGTATATTCATTCTATAATCTAGAGAATGATAGGGAGGCATTAGAACTATTTCTGGAGCCTAGACACAGAAAAAACAATTATTATACGGTTTCTTACCAAGGACAGACTATCGGATTATTCTGCTTTGAGAAAGAAAAGAATGGAGTCATAGAACTGGGACTAGGTATTGAGCCTTCACTTACAGGAAAAGGCTTGGGATCTCAGTTTGTGGAAGCAGGAATACATTTTTGCATTCAAAAATACCACCCAAAACAAATAACATTGTCTGTAGCTACTTTTAATAAAAGAGCTATTAAAACTTACACAAAAGTAGGCTTTGAGCCTATCTATACATATAAAGACACCATGAATAACCAACAAGTAGATTTTTTACTTATGCAATATAATGTAAACAAGAGAAAAGCTATTTAA